tcaagttacaaaataaatgtcagggacttccctggtggtgcagtggttaagactctgtgctcccaattcagggggcccgggtttgatccctggtcagggaactagatcccacatgcatgccacaactacgagtttgcatgccacaactaaggagcccatgtgccgcaactaaggagcccaggtaccacaactaaggagtccgcctgctgcaactaagacccagtgcaaccaaaataaataaatatatacaaaataaatgagtcacagggatgaaatgtacagcatgggaaatatagtcaataatattgtaatagctTTGTAACGAGACTTATCATGGtggtcattttgtaatgtatagaaattcgAAGCACtctgttgtgcacctgaaactaacatagtgttgtaggttaattatacttcaatctTAAAAATGCTTTacattacaaaaaacaaaaattttttaatgtatgagATGTATACATTTTGACATCTGTTTTCAAGTTTCCTGTCAACTGAGTCCTGGATTTCCGTGCATTAGGACTTTAGAGATGGAAGAAGGCCAAGAGCCTAACATGTATCACTTAGTTCTCTCCCCAGGTCTGACAGTATCTCCcatggccccattttacaggtcagAACGCTGAGGCTCAGGCAGGTGAAGGAGCCCATGCCCCGAAGCTCACTGGCAGGTGTCGGTCCTGAGACACAAACTGTCTTTTGTGTAAATCTCAATATTCCTCCGTAGTCGTGTGCCAAATGAAAAGGCCACTTTGAAATCTTAACTAGAGGTCATAAGACGTGAATTATGAAAAGTAGTAAATGGGGTTTAATGCAGTGCTTAAGGTGGGGCAGAGAGAATGAGGCTCTTTTTTGTCTTCATGTACTGAGCTTCCTCCGAGTGGCAGACCCAGTGAGGACACTGACAACTACAAAGCAAAGCTCTGGCAGTCTGAACCCACTACATCATTTGCAGGCtttgtgcaaaatgaaaatgtggggcctcttgtttaaaaattattgagatttgtacacccacgttcaaagcagcactactcacaatagccaaaaggtggaagcgaTACAAGAGTTcattgatgggtgaatggataaacaaagtgtttgtgtgtgtgtgtgtgtgtgtgtatgtacacatatgtgcgtgtgtgtgtatatatatgtgtatatatgtatatgtgtgtgtatatatatatatatatatatatatatatataaaatggaatattattagcttttaaaatgaaggaaaaaaaatttttttggccgcaccgcatggcttgtgggatcttagttccctgaccacagatcaaacccgtgctccctgcagtggaagcctggagtttTAACCCCtgaacctccagggaagtcctgaaatgaaggaaattctgacacgtatacaacagggatgaaccttgaggacattgtgctaaatgaaataagccagttacaaaaggacaaatactgtatgattccatttatatgcgatttctaaagtagtcaaattcatagacagaaagtagaatggtgtttgccaggggctgggaggagagagaagtgaatggggagttactgtttaatgggtacagagtttcagttttgcaagatgaaaaagtggATGGCTGGTGTTGGTTGCACAggactgtgaatgtacttaatgccactgagtgTATACTTAACAATGGCCAACAGGGTAAATTTtattgttatgcatattttaccacaatttaaaaataatattaaaaaaatttttaatgtattacaATTTTCAAGACAGTGACAACGGAGCATTAAACTGTCTCCTTAGCACGgggccctgtgtgactgcacaggTCACACACCCACAAGCAGTCTAAATAGGGAAGTCTTTACTAGAGAAAAGAGAACTGTGCTACATGTGAACCGTTCAGGAAGTCCTTCATTACCTTCTCCTTTtgcatcttttccttctcttctcattttcttcacatcCCATTTCTGattcccctttcccttcctccttgccCTCACCCTGCTGTCTGTATCCAAAACCCAGGGAAAACAATGGCAAAGCTCCTAAGGAACTTACTTGCTTTGTACTTTGGTAGCATCCAAAATGCCAGAATTAGGATTATTACTATTAGCACCAGAAGCAGAAACCCCAGAAGCAGTAGCTGCAGGCAGGAAGGACAGCTCTCTCCTCCTGGAAGAAGACAGCATTCACTGGTCACTGCACAGCCTTCTTTTCCAATGATATTGAATTGTGAAATGTTCTGAAAAGGGTGATCACGACTGTCTCCCAGGTTAACCAATGTACCCGGCACCCTGAGTCCCTGCCCTGCAACTTGAGAGTTAACTTGTTAGTGAAGTTCTTAAGGTTCATACCAAGTCCATCTTCCACAAGGGGTCATAtacaaggaagaaaaagcagCACAGCATTTAACAGACAGACGTTGGCTACGTTGTTAGGGTCATAAGCCTGAGAACAGCCTGGCCATTTATTGGGCAAAGGCTTTAGTCATGTCTGCATGATTTATGTCACCCAAATACCTACCACTTATTGAGTGTTAATTACATGCAGTCATCgtgttaagcactttacattcattaccttatttttctcattggtattactcccattttacaattAAGTAGagtaagactcagagaggttaagtgactttcctaaagtcacacagctagtgaattGAAGGCTGGATTTGTAGGCAAAAGCCTGACTCTGGAGCCTGACTCCAACAGGTTGCCTCACTTGTTAGAACTTACTGAACACCCAGGTGTGGGCTCTGATCTTCTGAGGATGAGGCCACATGAGGTGTTCAATGCCCAATTGTGCCTGCTACCTTTGCTAACCTAATTTTTGTTCTGTCCTCCAACCTCAACCAATGTCCCTTCATAAGGCCAGATTTAAATCTAAAATTCTCAGACTCCTCAGAGTTCTGCACTGGAACATGACAGTACGGGGAGAGCCAGCCCCAGCCCTAGCCTGGCCCCCTTTCCACCCAGGCTCTGACCTGCACCCTAAGGAGCCTGACATGCACATGGACACCCCCAGCCTGCATGGCCAAATGCCATCCCCTCACTCCCCACAAACAGCTCCCTTGGTGTGGGTCCAGGAATGTTCACATCCTTACCGTGGTCCACCCTTGGGAGAATGAGCTGGGAAGGAGACTTGTGCAGGCCCTGGAAGGTGGGTTCTGATCTGATTAGGTAGGGAATTCAGGTCTAGGAACCTAGAGTAAGGTATAGAAAAGTGGGGATATAGGGTCCAGGCGGACAAATCCCCATGGTTTATGGGAAGCTTATGGGAAGGCACATGGCTAAGAAGCACCAGAGCAGTGCCTTCCAAAACACAAGGTTGGGACAGGAGCCATTCTTGCCTCAAGGAAAGGGTGGCACTGGAAGTCTAGATTCACCAAGCATTAAACAGCCAAGCAGGTGGGTACAGGTGTtggaagtgaattttaaaaatgattttaaaaaagcaaaagaaaatcaagagacCCAGCAGCTTCAAGAAAGATGCAAATTCTAATGCGACTGCTTAGAACCTGAGCAGTGAAAAGTCAAGACAGGAAGCAGGGTCAAGTTAGGAAGTCTTACTATGGATACAAGGTCCCTTCCTGCCCCAGTTTCCAGGTTTTTCTTTGGTTCCTTTATGGCAGAAAGCAACCCCATCAGAACGTGTGGACCCTACAGAAGGAAAAGCATTTGGAAGCAGGTGGGCAAAGTGGGAAATGGGCGGGCAGAGGAGTAGCTGGTTTCTGGAAGTAAATCCAGATCCTGTTGAAAGAGTTCAGGTCGCCTTTACCTGTTGAGGGTATGGTGATGAGTTGACTGTATTTTGCATGGTCAGGCAATCTGTTTTTAGCTTTACACCTATACTCTTTCCCTTCTCCAGTGTTATTCTTGGTTAAGTTAAATTCAGCAGGCTCCCTTACATTCTTGGAGATAGCTGGTGATATGGCCatgtttttttcaaagaaagtatAATTGATGGGCAGAGAGCCGTTGAATGAGATGCAGCGTAGCATTATGtatctgtctgtttttgtttgaaCAACACTGATGTTCAGCACTGGTGCAGTCACTggatctagaaaaataaaagtgcacGTTAAACAGATAAGCAGATTGGGTTCACTCACTCAGTCCACAAACATGGATGGGAGCCCTACTCTATTCCCAGCTGTTAACCCAAAGATGAATGACACCCCTCTTGAGAAGTCAAGTTGCTCACAAGAAGCTCCATCAGGAAAGATCAGTGGGTATGTGGTTAACCCCATGCCTCGTGGCATGAACCAGGTTCCGAGAAAGCCAGAGGGTGGAGGACGTCTCTCTGCTTTGAGGAATCAGAGCGCAAACTTGCCTTTCATCAGCATTCACAATTTGTTTGTGGCAGATAGTATAATTTTGTCAAAGATCCAGCTCCAAGTATGTAGTTGAGAGGTGCTTTTATTCCCAATCCTTGTAAGATTgcagtgggtttttttaaatcaaagaaatctaaaaatatcATCTTTTCTAACTGTATTGTCATTTATAGAATTCAGCTGTACAATTATCTTTCACTTCCTCCCGAAAGAAGGAAGTAACCCTGATAAATAGAGTCAAGGGAAATTCTTGACCAGAAATGAGTGGGTCTGGTAGGCTCTGTAAGATCATAccctatataataaattatatatctgGATAGTGGGAGAATCCagctatataatttattatataattcatTAATAAAACAGTATTATAGGGAAAGAAAGATAATTGTTGTGTATCCATCATGTGTCGGGGTCACTACCCACATTATCTTGTTTCACTTCACAACAGTACTACAAGGTGGACAGCATCATGCCCATTGCACAGTTGAGGCAGCTGTGATTCAGGGGCCacagagctagtaaatggcagagccagggccaaCTCCCAAGCATGtgcctttgtttttaataacatTGTGCCAATTTAACAATTTGGCACAGAAACAATGAAATATGTTTCATTGTTTAAGtcaaatcaaagaaaataatttagagtCTTCTTGCTCCGTCCCTCCCCTGAGCAGGAATCCCTGTGGCAGCATCCTTGACAGAATGGCAcccagtgatggtggcctcaaagaGCAACTTTGTTTGGGAATAGCATCAATAGGATGTTTATCCTATGGAACTGAAATCTACCTCCTGTAATTTTCAGGAAGGAGGAATTGAAACATTCATGAAGCAGAGAGCATGGACTTCTGTCTGAGATAAGATGATTCAAACTAGAAGTACACTTCCCTGAGAGTTTGTAAATGGACTGGTAAAGTGTATCACAGCATCACAGTGATCAAGGGAAGGGAGTGGTGACTCTTCAATAAAttagtcatattttttaaattaaaggagtcctttaatgggacttccctggtggcgcattggttaagaatccgcctgccaatgcaggggacaagggttcgagccctggtccaggaagatcccacatgccgtggagcaactaagcccgtgcgccacaactactgagcctgtgctctacagcccacaagccacgactactgaccctgcgtgccacaactactgaagcccgcacgccacaactactgaagcctgtgcgctctagggccagcgtgctgcaactactgaagcccacatgcctagagcctgtgctctgcaacaagagaagccacagcaatgagaagcctgcacgctgcaacaaagacccagtgcagccgaaaatcaatcaatcaatcaatcaatcaatcaagggGTCCTTTAAGGCTCATTCAGTTGCCACCTTCCCCAGAAAACATTTCCTTAGTCCTCCAGGCAgaacttctccctcctcctctgcctcctgtaGCACTTGGTCCCATCCTCTTAATACTTTTCTACCTCTTATTACATGATCCACTTGGATGTCTCCTGGTCACCTCAAACATAACCTGTTTGAAACTGAACTCTAGTTAATCTGCTAGTTAATGAATCAATTGGTAGGTAGATAAACATATGTTAAAatcctgttcttttttaaaatgtttttattcattcaatcattcatttgttttcattgtgctaagaacagttaacatgagatctaccttctTAACAAATGTTTAAGTGCACAGAACAGcactgttaactatagtcacagtgttgtacagcagGGTCTCTAGAACGCACTCATCTTGCATAACCAAAACTTTATACCCATTCAACAACGACTTCCATTTTTGCCCATCTCCGTGGATGACACCACTCCTCGTCAGCTGATCACACTTGACATCTggaagtcattcttttttttttttaatttttaaatttttggctgtgttgggtctttgttgctgagcacgggctttctctagttgcggtgagtgggggctactcttcgttgcggtgcgcgggcttctcattgcggtggcttctcttgttgtggagcatgggctctaggcatgcgggcttagtagttgtggcatgtgggctcaggagttgtggctcacgggctcagtagttgtggctcgcgggctctagagcgcaggctcagtagttgtggcgcacgggcttagttgctccgtggcatgtgggatcttcccggaccagggatcgaacccatgccccctgcattggcaggcggattcttaaccatggcaccaccagggaagtcctggaagtcATTCTTGATTCCTTCCTCACCTTTACTACCTGTGATTCCAGATCTAATCAATCAGCAAGTCCTGTTGTttatttctccaaaatatattttgaatccatccacttctctccatctccaccatTGTTTGTCTCCTGGATGACGGCAAAAGCCTCCCAACTGATCCCCAACCTCTACCCTTGCCCTGCCCCACCCAGGATGAATTAACATTGAAGGTGATAAATAGGCCTGACTtggctccccctccctttccagtCTCACCTGGGGTCACACTCCCCTCATCAGACCTCCAGCCATACCAGTGTCCTATTAGGTCCTTCCCAACAGCCAAGTTCTTTGCTAAGTTGGAGCCCCCGGCACAGGTTATTGTCCCTTGACTAGAGCCTTTTTTCCCTGTCTCTTCACATAGCTAaccccttctcatccttcagggcTCTTCTTAAATGCCGTCCCTGTAGAAAGGCCTTCCCTAACTACCCTATCTAAGGAGGTCACTCCCCCATCCCTGACCTTTCTCCATCACTGtgccagtttctttttctttataaaaatccaCACAGTTTGTGATTATGAATTTATTTGTTGGGGTACTTGGGTTTTATGCCTCCCCaaatagactgtaagctccaccAAGGCAAGAACTAATATATATCCAGGGCTCGGCACATCGGGgatatcattaaatatttgatGAGTGAATCAGTGATTCATGAATTTGTGTTCACGGCTCACATCCCTTACTGGGTTGGGGACAAGATCATGTCTTAGGCATCATCGAAACCCTGGCAGCATCCAACATAATTACTTACATGGGGTCGGCATTCAGTTGGTATTTATTAATCTGACCTAAATGAAGATGATACAGGTTTTTATAATCTATTTAAAAAGTTCTACAGGGTGGTGTAATTACTGTAACACATTGCAAGAAACTTGTGCATTTGCTCTGAAGGCAGGATGTGGGAAGATTGTATACATATCTGTGGGATGGAAGCTCAGGAAATGAAGACTTGGGGTTTTTTAAATCAATTGATTTCAGGCTTCAGCCTTGCAGAGGAAGCTAGTGGTACACAGGTTCCCTGATGCCTATTCTGTTGCTCTTTCTGCAAAACCAGGCTGCCCAGTCCAGCAGGAATCTGACCACCAGAGAATATTATCAGCCAGGGTACTGCCCTCACATTATCCACTACATCCCAGACCACGTTTGCATggtcttcttctttttacatttcatttacagTTATGGCTTCCATTGAGTTTGTGTTCAAATTTGTCCTAAGATGGTTGGCTCTAATCCAGAGCCCACGGCATCCCTTCAAGTCTTACGCAGAAATTTGCATCCGTAACATGTCTCAGGGAAAGTATCCACCACTATCATTAGATTGTTAAAATGGTTATAACCTACAAAGAACCGTTGACCTAGAGCAGAGGCATCCAatggaactttctgtgatgatggaaatgttctgtgtctgtGCTGTCTAATACAGCAGCCACCCCACATCtgtggctcttgagcacttgTAATGTGACTAATGAGactgaggaaatgaattttttaatttcaggtaattttaattaacttgaatttaaacttaaataaaatgtgtggctagtggctaccatactggagaGCACAGACCCAGAGAATCACTCAAAGATTCAATCAGTAAGTCAGGGCTCCTCTGTTTGGAAGACTCCAGGTACATGTATTACCTGGAaacactctctccctctcccaggaGTCCACTATCAAGGTCACCTTCATGGATGAGGCCATTAATGCTAGGTTGTGAAAGGCTTGGGGTGGGAAGAtgggagagaaaaatataaaagtaataaaatgtgtctggggagttccctggtggcctagtggttaggatcccgggctttcactgccgtggcccaggttcaatccccggtcggggaactgagatcctgcaagctgcgtgtcgtggccaaaaaaatgtgGTTGGGCAGGAAGAGTGGAGGCTGATGGCCATTGCAAAGGGAAGAAGGTGGGAAAAGCCTGGGGCTCTGGAGACCCTTGCCACAGGGTCCAACATTAATTCTAAGACTTCTTATTTGAATCTTAAgagaaaaagtcttttttttaccTACACAGTGAGAATCCTAGAGTAAAGCATCTAGAAAAGATCTCAACAACTTTTCAAATTGTTGATGTAAGACTTTTTGTCTTGGGCCATCAGCATATTATCTGAAACAGCCAAAAGTATTTGGAGAGAAAGTGAAAtggaattattaagaaaaaagatctcAGTGACATACTTGCCAGGCTCTTGAGGGAGTGTTAACaagcagaacagagagcccatCCTAGAACAGGAAAGAATCCCTCCAAATCACAGGGCCTCCGAGTAACAAGCACTCTACTTACCGACAAATGTGAAGTTGAACTCACGACTGTATTTTGAACAGTTAGAAACTTGGGCTTTGCATTTGTAGGGGCCCAAGTCACAGGCTTCTGAGATTGTTAGGTTAAAAGTCATGGGTCCATTCTGGATGCTCAAGCATTTCTCACCCCGAAACAAAAAATAGGTGATCCGCAGTGATTTGTACTGGTTGAAACAAGATAGAGATACATTCTGACCCCTCATGACTGCATCCGTTTGTGAGTTAACATTTGGAGAAGGGAATTCTGGAAAGCAAAATAACACAAGAGAAAGTCCTTGTTAACATCCATCAATAAAAACTCAGTGGTTGTCTACCCACATTTCATGGGTCAAGGTGGTGGAGACCCTCAGTTCCTGGTGAACTTTCCAAAGGTAGGGGACATTTCTTGCCTGCACAGCCAAGCTGGACAGTGTGTGAGGAAGCCTCAGTGCCTACAGAGGCCTGTCCCAGTGAGAGACGGGTAGCCTTACCAAGCTCTTCTGTGCTGGCTAGGAACTGACTGGTCACCAGTACCAGACAAGGCCACTCTGTGACCATATTAGAGCAAGACAAAGACAAGATGACTCCATAATCATGTCTGAACACAGATGAAGACACGAACATGGTCCAAAACACAAAAATGGCCAAGTATCCCTCTAAACTTAACAATATGATTGACTGCTGCTTCTTTATCAGTCAGAGCTTTTGCCTTGcactgctcttcttttttttttttttttttaattttttaatttattatttatttattatttttatttttggctgtgttgggtcttcgtttctgtgcgagggctttctccagttgcggcgagtgggggccactcttcatcgcggtgcgcgggcctctcactatcgcggcctctcttgttgcggagcagaggctccagactctcaggctcagtagttgtggctcacgggcccagttgctccgcggcatgtgggatcttcccagaccagggctcgaacccgtgtcccctgcattggcagacagattctcaaccactgcaccaccagggaagcccctcttcttaTGTTTTAGATGAGAATTATTAAGATTCCCAACCATATCATTATTTCCACTTCCTAAAAGAATCCAATTCATAGTAAAGCCTGCTGCCTTGAATCTTCCTCCAAGTTACCTAACGCAAATCTTACCGTAAGATGCCCTCTTGCTTACTCCATGGTATGCATTTTCTCTTAAAACTCAACTTGGTCCAACTACACGTGTGTCCCTGGTGATCTTTGGCTGGAGGAcattaatagtttgtatctctaaaagataaggactctggtaaaaataacaataccattatcacacctaaaaattaacaatattttaaaaatatcatcagATATCTAGTTAGTGTTCTAATTCCCCCAattgtctgatttttcttttaggaTCCATAATGGTCTATTGTAGTTAGTTGCTATGTTTCTTATGACTATTTTCATCTGTagacctttctcttttctttccccctgcactttgtttttgtttttttaaaataaacttatttattttattttatttttggctgcattggatctttgttgctgcgtgcgggctttctctagttgcggcgagcagggctactcttcgttgtggtgcacgggcttctcattgtggtggcttctcttgttgtggagcatgggctctaggcgcacgggcttcagtagttgtgcgtg
This window of the Balaenoptera ricei isolate mBalRic1 chromosome 20, mBalRic1.hap2, whole genome shotgun sequence genome carries:
- the MILR1 gene encoding allergin-1; protein product: MRKTNEFPSPNVNSQTDAVMRGQNVSLSCFNQYKSLRITYFLFRGEKCLSIQNGPMTFNLTISEACDLGPYKCKAQVSNCSKYSREFNFTFVDPVTAPVLNISVVQTKTDRYIMLRCISFNGSLPINYTFFEKNMAISPAISKNVREPAEFNLTKNNTGEGKEYRCKAKNRLPDHAKYSQLITIPSTGGESCPSCLQLLLLGFLLLVLIVIILILAFWMLPKYKARKAMKDNAPRVYGNTPMEDGTYANICKNQADEKFVPGLEPRQCVSKARDGTEYSQEIHYATPMFQEVAPRDQETCNDCKTGYVYSELIF